One segment of Phaeacidiphilus oryzae TH49 DNA contains the following:
- a CDS encoding MFS transporter gives MTAAPEAAGTARADATAGPRVSRARAWAVTAMVTALMLVNFADKQVLGLAAEPIRREFHLSASAYGSVASSFYLLFSLSAIAVGFLANRIRTSVVLAVIALLWSAFMLPVLLVAGVPALLASRIGLGAAEGPTSPLTAHAVQKWFPERSRAIPTALTQMGGALGLIVAAPTLTFLITRHGWRSAFAALAVAGLVWTVLWLFIGRDGPVQDSPVQDGPVRDTPLPNAGPAPAPAATDEPAGPQETPPVPYRKLFLNGTWLGGLLAAMGAYWALSMNVAWFNTYLQSGLGYSADRAGTLVTVPSLAGAVLMLVSSWLSGRWFARGVSGRLSRGVLGGAIIAFAGLCTIVMGYLSGAPAVALSMLAFGLPNCIYPLQYLLGAQISPVGRRSAVLCTGTALVTAVGVVAPAVTGRIIDASADQQAGFQHSFLVCGLLMLVGGVIAILTVNPERDARR, from the coding sequence GTGACCGCCGCGCCGGAGGCGGCCGGTACCGCCAGAGCCGACGCCACCGCCGGCCCCCGGGTCTCCCGGGCCCGCGCCTGGGCGGTGACCGCGATGGTCACCGCGCTGATGCTGGTCAACTTCGCGGACAAGCAGGTGCTCGGCCTCGCCGCCGAGCCGATCCGCCGCGAGTTCCACCTCTCCGCCTCCGCCTACGGCTCGGTGGCCAGCAGCTTCTACCTCCTCTTCAGCCTCTCCGCGATCGCGGTCGGATTCCTCGCCAACCGGATCAGGACCAGTGTGGTGCTGGCCGTGATCGCGCTGCTCTGGTCGGCGTTCATGCTGCCGGTGCTGCTGGTGGCCGGCGTCCCCGCGCTGCTGGCCAGCCGGATCGGACTGGGCGCGGCCGAGGGCCCCACCTCGCCGCTGACCGCGCACGCCGTGCAGAAGTGGTTCCCCGAGCGCTCCCGGGCGATCCCCACCGCGCTGACCCAGATGGGCGGCGCCCTCGGACTGATCGTCGCGGCGCCCACACTGACCTTCCTGATCACCCGTCACGGCTGGCGCTCCGCCTTCGCGGCGCTCGCCGTCGCCGGACTGGTGTGGACGGTGCTGTGGCTCTTCATCGGCCGCGACGGCCCGGTCCAGGACAGTCCGGTCCAGGACGGCCCGGTCCGCGACACCCCCCTCCCGAACGCCGGCCCCGCCCCGGCGCCGGCGGCCACCGACGAGCCCGCCGGCCCCCAGGAGACCCCACCGGTTCCCTACCGCAAGCTCTTCCTCAACGGCACCTGGCTCGGCGGGCTGCTCGCCGCCATGGGTGCGTACTGGGCGCTCTCCATGAACGTCGCCTGGTTCAACACCTACCTCCAGTCCGGGCTCGGCTACTCGGCCGACCGGGCCGGCACCCTGGTCACCGTGCCCTCCCTGGCCGGCGCCGTGCTGATGCTGGTCAGCTCGTGGCTCTCCGGCCGCTGGTTCGCCCGCGGGGTCAGCGGACGGCTGTCCCGGGGCGTACTCGGCGGCGCGATCATCGCGTTCGCCGGCCTGTGCACCATCGTGATGGGGTACCTCTCCGGCGCCCCGGCGGTGGCGCTCAGCATGCTCGCCTTCGGGCTGCCCAACTGCATCTACCCGCTCCAGTACCTGCTGGGCGCGCAGATCTCGCCGGTGGGCCGGCGCAGCGCGGTGCTCTGCACGGGGACCGCGCTGGTCACGGCGGTCGGCGTGGTCGCCCCCGCGGTCACCGGCCGGATCATCGACGCCTCGGCCGACCAGCAGGCCGGATTCCAGCACTCCTTCCTGGTCTGCGGACTGCTGATGCTGGTCGGCGGCGTGATCGCGATCCTCACCGTCAACCCGGAACGCGACGCCCGGCGCTGA
- a CDS encoding GDSL-type esterase/lipase family protein, translating to MATETETLRDTPISAELVRGAAELERTARGGLLPHRLPGWARAQCADGQLAMAESQPSGVRLAFRTAATAIELDTVPVKRVYAGAPQRPDGVYDLVVDGRLAGQGSVAGGDTVLVDLADGSVEHKAGTAGTLRFEGLPSGAKDVELWLPHNETTELVALRTDAPVEPLPPAGALGRRVWLHHGSSISHGSDAASPTGIWPALAAARGGVELVNLGLGGSALLDPFTARTIRDAEADLISLKLGINLVNADLMRRRALGPAVHGFLDTVREGHPDVPLLVVSALYCPIHEDTPGPAAFDMTALAEGRVNFRATGDPAEVPAGRLTLNVIREELAAVVAQRADTDPHLHYLDGRELYGEADFAELPLPDGLHPDAAAHRRIGERFAEAAFGAGGAFAG from the coding sequence ATGGCGACGGAGACCGAGACCCTGCGCGACACCCCCATCAGTGCCGAACTGGTCCGGGGCGCGGCCGAGTTGGAGCGGACCGCGCGCGGCGGCCTGCTGCCGCACCGGCTGCCCGGCTGGGCGCGGGCGCAGTGCGCCGACGGGCAGCTGGCGATGGCCGAGTCGCAGCCCTCGGGCGTACGGCTGGCCTTCCGTACCGCCGCCACCGCGATAGAGCTGGACACCGTGCCGGTGAAGCGGGTCTATGCGGGCGCGCCGCAGCGGCCGGATGGGGTGTACGACCTGGTGGTGGACGGCCGGCTGGCCGGGCAGGGAAGCGTCGCGGGCGGCGACACCGTACTGGTCGACCTGGCGGACGGCAGTGTCGAGCACAAGGCCGGTACGGCCGGCACGCTGCGCTTCGAGGGGCTGCCGTCCGGGGCCAAGGACGTCGAGCTCTGGCTGCCGCACAACGAGACCACCGAACTGGTCGCCCTCCGTACGGACGCGCCGGTCGAGCCGCTGCCCCCGGCGGGTGCGCTGGGCCGCAGGGTGTGGCTGCACCACGGGAGTTCGATCAGCCACGGCTCGGACGCGGCCAGCCCGACCGGCATCTGGCCGGCGCTGGCGGCCGCCCGGGGTGGGGTGGAGCTGGTCAACCTCGGGCTGGGCGGCAGTGCCCTCCTCGACCCGTTCACCGCCCGGACCATCCGGGACGCGGAGGCGGACCTGATCAGCCTGAAGCTGGGGATCAACCTGGTCAACGCCGATCTGATGCGGCGCCGGGCGCTCGGCCCGGCCGTCCACGGATTCCTGGACACCGTCCGGGAGGGGCATCCGGACGTGCCGCTGCTGGTGGTCTCCGCGCTGTACTGCCCGATCCACGAGGACACCCCCGGGCCGGCGGCCTTCGACATGACGGCCTTGGCCGAGGGGCGGGTGAACTTCCGGGCGACGGGCGATCCGGCCGAGGTCCCGGCCGGCCGGCTGACCCTGAACGTGATCCGCGAGGAACTGGCCGCGGTGGTCGCTCAGCGCGCGGACACCGACCCCCACCTCCACTACCTGGACGGGCGGGAGCTCTACGGCGAGGCCGACTTCGCCGAGCTGCCGCTGCCGGACGGGCTGCACCCGGACGCGGCGGCCCACCGGCGGATCGGCGAGCGGTTCGCCGAGGCG
- a CDS encoding TetR/AcrR family transcriptional regulator, giving the protein MARAGLTAERLTRAGAELADEVGFEQVTLSALAKRFDVKVASLYSHLRNSRDLRVRIALLALEELADRAAEALAGRSGRDALRALGDVYRDYAREHPGRYAAARLPLDPETAAASAGVRQAQMMRAVLRGYHLSSETEQTHAVRLLGSVFHGFVSLELAGGFSHSAPDSEESWSRALDGLDALLRAWPWPEQRPDRTPTD; this is encoded by the coding sequence ATGGCGAGGGCCGGGCTGACCGCCGAGCGGCTGACGCGGGCGGGTGCCGAACTGGCCGACGAGGTCGGCTTCGAGCAGGTGACGCTGTCGGCGCTGGCCAAGCGGTTCGACGTCAAGGTCGCCAGCCTCTACTCCCATCTGCGCAACTCCCGTGACCTGCGGGTGCGGATCGCGCTGCTCGCGCTGGAGGAGCTCGCCGACCGCGCGGCGGAGGCGCTGGCCGGAAGGTCCGGCCGGGACGCCCTCCGCGCGCTCGGCGACGTCTACCGCGACTACGCCCGCGAGCACCCCGGCCGCTATGCGGCGGCCCGGCTGCCGCTCGACCCGGAGACCGCCGCGGCCAGCGCGGGCGTCCGCCAGGCCCAGATGATGCGCGCGGTGCTGCGCGGCTACCACCTCTCCTCCGAGACCGAGCAGACCCACGCGGTGCGGCTGCTCGGCAGTGTCTTCCACGGATTCGTGAGCCTGGAGCTGGCGGGGGGCTTCAGCCACAGTGCGCCGGACTCGGAGGAGAGCTGGTCGCGGGCGCTGGACGGCCTGGACGCACTGCTACGGGCCTGGCCCTGGCCGGAGCAGCGGCCCGACCGAACCCCTACCGACTGA
- a CDS encoding alkyl sulfatase dimerization domain-containing protein — protein sequence MPPDAESPLTAQGPTLRTLAPGVHLLGGQGHSLAVETSAGVVLVDTGSSRRMAESLHERLRTVTEAPVRWIVYSHGHLGYNYGVPAWLAAAEGRGEPRPTVVAHRNVAARYRRYHETTGLQNTLNRLQFRGTLRTPDRLPLTFPDQEYEGSLTLHAEGGRTVRLLSAPSETDDVTAVWLPEERLLYGSAAVIHSVPNVGTPLRTQRDPVRWADTLDRLADLRPAVLVPEFGRVLEDPGEIRRMLTGSAAALRWLRRETVARMNRGMTAAEIVNDLDYPAELFGTWWMKPVYGHPEFIVRDIYRSENGWWEDRNPTSLHPAAPAVAATAVASAITDKAGVLARVRELRDAGRLQEALHAVDLLALAPAGDGEDGGGEGDGSGSGGSSSGGSGGSGSGGGGKSELAAARRLKAELCALLAERASSYISRSVYLAAREER from the coding sequence ATGCCGCCGGATGCCGAGTCCCCGCTCACCGCCCAGGGCCCCACCCTCCGCACCCTCGCCCCCGGCGTCCACCTCCTCGGCGGCCAGGGCCATTCGCTCGCCGTCGAGACCTCCGCCGGGGTGGTGCTGGTCGACACGGGGTCGAGCCGGAGGATGGCCGAGTCGCTGCACGAGCGGCTGCGCACGGTCACCGAGGCGCCGGTCCGGTGGATCGTCTACAGCCACGGCCACCTCGGCTACAACTACGGCGTCCCGGCCTGGCTGGCCGCCGCCGAAGGCCGCGGCGAACCGCGTCCGACCGTCGTCGCCCACCGCAACGTGGCCGCCCGCTACCGCCGCTACCACGAGACCACCGGCCTCCAGAACACCCTCAACCGGCTGCAGTTCCGCGGCACCCTGCGCACCCCGGACCGGCTGCCGCTGACCTTCCCCGACCAGGAGTACGAGGGCTCGCTCACCCTCCACGCCGAGGGCGGCCGCACGGTGCGCCTGCTGTCGGCGCCCTCCGAGACCGACGACGTCACGGCCGTGTGGCTGCCCGAGGAGCGCCTCCTCTACGGCAGCGCCGCGGTGATCCACAGCGTCCCCAACGTCGGCACGCCGCTGCGTACCCAGCGCGACCCGGTCCGCTGGGCGGACACCCTCGACCGGCTGGCCGACCTGCGGCCGGCGGTGCTGGTACCGGAGTTCGGCAGGGTGCTGGAGGACCCCGGGGAGATCCGCCGGATGCTCACCGGCAGCGCGGCCGCGCTGCGCTGGCTCCGCCGGGAGACCGTGGCACGGATGAACCGCGGGATGACCGCGGCCGAGATCGTCAACGACCTGGACTACCCGGCGGAGCTGTTCGGCACCTGGTGGATGAAGCCGGTGTACGGCCACCCGGAGTTCATCGTCCGGGACATCTACCGCAGCGAGAACGGCTGGTGGGAGGACCGGAACCCGACCTCCCTGCATCCGGCCGCCCCGGCGGTGGCCGCGACCGCGGTGGCGAGCGCGATCACCGACAAGGCGGGCGTGCTGGCGCGGGTCCGCGAACTCCGCGACGCGGGGCGGCTGCAGGAGGCCCTGCACGCGGTCGACCTCCTCGCGCTCGCGCCCGCGGGAGACGGCGAGGACGGCGGCGGCGAAGGCGATGGCAGCGGCAGCGGCGGCAGCAGCAGCGGCGGCAGCGGTGGCAGCGGCAGCGGCGGCGGCGGAAAGTCCGAACTCGCCGCGGCCAGGCGGCTGAAGGCCGAGCTCTGCGCCCTCCTCGCCGAGCGGGCCAGCAGCTACATCTCCCGCAGCGTCTACCTCGCCGCCCGGGAGGAGCGGTGA